A stretch of DNA from Cryptococcus neoformans var. grubii H99 chromosome 14, complete sequence:
AACACTTGGGCCCATTCTTTACTTTCCACTTTTAATTGCCTGGGTTCTCCGTCTTCCGTCCTCTGCTCTGGTAGCGCACTACTTTCAGCAGGTTTTTTCTCCCCCATGTGTGtttttttgccttttgtGTTTGAACCGGTGAGCAGTTCGGTGTCGATATCACCTCGTTCCTCCGGCTCCACATTTATTTCCGAGATAGTCGATGTCTGGCGCTGTAATGAAGGTTTGGATTTGCTCATTGTCCCAGAATGTTTCCGTTGGGACTGGAAACCGAGGGTAGGCTTTGGAACGATATTTCATTAGTTGGTTGCTATGGgatcaagaaggaagaaagggatCAGCTCACTTGGGAAAGACCAGCCGCCCTTTTTGTCTTCCCAGAAGACTTGGCCATGGTTGATGATCCTTTTCTAGGTGGCATTGGTTTCCTTCTTAT
This window harbors:
- a CDS encoding DNA polymerase delta subunit 4, which codes for MPPRKGSSTMAKSSGKTKRAAGLSQPTLGFQSQRKHSGTMSKSKPSLQRQTSTISEINVEPEERGDIDTELLTGSNTKGKKTHMGEKKPAESSALPEQRTEDGEPRQLKVESKEWAQVLKAAKEAMGNLEPIHADPDTHNDIHHILRVFDMTAKYGPCVGISRLDRWKRAQKLGLEPPEEIRTILTTQQGQEDPSYRENVLSVWL